In the genome of Leeuwenhoekiella sp. MAR_2009_132, one region contains:
- a CDS encoding bifunctional precorrin-2 dehydrogenase/sirohydrochlorin ferrochelatase, translated as MIIDPQENNTLYPVFLKVRNLQILIVGGGNVALEKLTFLTKSSPDAVVEMVAPFFRPETLALASTFNVKITKKRFTRSMLKKRHIVIATTDSPAVNKRIYRAARKRFLLCNIADVPELCDFYMGGIVTKGNVKIAISTNGKSPTTAKRLRQFFEDVIPENIDDMVKNINEYRKTIKGDFEEKVETLNEFTKGLISKN; from the coding sequence ATGATAATTGATCCTCAAGAGAATAATACCCTTTACCCGGTTTTTTTAAAAGTACGTAACCTACAAATCCTCATCGTAGGTGGAGGTAATGTAGCATTAGAAAAATTGACGTTTCTCACAAAATCAAGTCCTGACGCTGTTGTTGAGATGGTCGCTCCTTTTTTTAGACCTGAAACCTTAGCTCTAGCAAGTACATTTAATGTAAAAATCACTAAAAAACGATTTACACGTTCGATGCTTAAAAAGCGTCACATAGTAATTGCTACAACAGATAGCCCTGCAGTAAATAAACGCATTTACAGAGCGGCGAGAAAGCGTTTTTTACTCTGTAATATAGCAGACGTACCAGAGCTTTGTGATTTTTATATGGGGGGTATTGTAACAAAAGGTAATGTTAAAATTGCAATCTCGACTAATGGAAAGTCACCAACCACAGCAAAACGCTTAAGGCAGTTTTTTGAGGATGTGATACCCGAAAATATTGATGATATGGTTAAAAATATCAACGAATATAGAAAAACCATAAAAGGGGATTTTGAAGAAAAAGTGGAAACCCTTAACGAATTTACAAAAGGATTGATTTCCAAAAATTAA
- the cobA gene encoding uroporphyrinogen-III C-methyltransferase, with amino-acid sequence MPINNPKLTVVGAGPGDVELFTLKGVKALQSADVVLYDALVNPSLLEYAQNAELIFVGKRKGCYAYQQDQINDLIISRARSHGHVVRLKGGDPFIFGRGAEEMEIAAAAGIEVAMVPGISSSLAVPAYQNIPLTKRGSSESFWVITGTTKDHNLSEDVKLAAQSSATVVILMGMSKLGEITNLFRKSGKNETPVAIIQNGTTAEERIGVGTIDTIESVVQELKLTNPSIIVIGEVVRHRAQLLNLQLEYTAYDN; translated from the coding sequence ATGCCAATTAACAATCCAAAACTTACCGTAGTAGGAGCCGGGCCTGGAGATGTTGAGTTGTTTACGTTGAAAGGGGTGAAAGCCTTGCAAAGCGCAGATGTTGTTCTTTACGATGCACTTGTAAACCCATCACTTCTTGAATATGCCCAAAATGCTGAACTTATATTTGTAGGGAAACGCAAAGGATGTTACGCATACCAGCAGGATCAGATTAATGATTTAATTATTTCACGTGCAAGAAGTCACGGCCACGTGGTACGCTTAAAGGGTGGCGATCCCTTTATTTTTGGACGAGGTGCAGAAGAGATGGAAATCGCTGCAGCTGCCGGAATTGAGGTAGCAATGGTACCGGGTATATCTTCGTCTCTTGCGGTACCGGCATATCAAAATATACCTTTAACTAAACGAGGAAGTTCTGAAAGTTTTTGGGTTATTACAGGTACAACTAAAGATCATAACCTTTCTGAAGATGTAAAACTTGCAGCACAATCCTCTGCTACAGTTGTAATCCTTATGGGAATGAGCAAGTTGGGAGAGATTACAAATTTATTTCGCAAAAGCGGAAAAAATGAAACCCCTGTTGCAATTATTCAGAATGGTACAACTGCAGAAGAGCGCATAGGTGTGGGCACTATTGATACCATAGAATCTGTAGTGCAAGAGTTAAAACTTACTAACCCATCAATTATTGTGATAGGTGAAGTGGTAAGACATCGTGCACAATTGCTAAATTTGCAGTTAGAATATACAGCGTATGATAATTGA
- a CDS encoding HEPN domain-containing protein → MQSFRTEIENPVVEKDIIELERKIKLFKDGKIDEERFRSLRLARGVYGQRQEGVQMIRIKLPYGKVTSDQLLRISDVSDEYSRGKLHITTRQDIQIHYVSLDRTPELWAELEKSDVTLREACGNTVRNVTASPDAGINPDEAFDTTPYAHATFQYFLRNPISQEMGRKFKMSFSSTDDDSALAFIHDLGFIPKIKDGARGFKVMLGGGLGSQPRHADTLHEFLPVNQLIPLIEGVLRVFDRHGERARRLKARMKFLIKDLGVDGFMALVEEEQKALAYKTFEIDTAEFEKEITAPLMEAPQVTIEDLKAYAAWKATNVFKQKQNGLVAIGIKVKLGDFSTEKARALAGLIKKYAGDELRFTLRQNILLRHIPEGAIPFFYSQLANLGFARPGYETTADITACPGTDTCNLGIASSTGIADKLEDVLIAEYPEYLNNKEITIKISGCMNACGQHNMAHIGFQGMSVRTPDKLVAPALQVLLGGGVVGDGQGRFADKVIKIPSKRGPQALRGILDDYKENAGDLDFLSYYDEKGQRYFYDFLKPFSDTDNLVASDFIDWGNDEKYIQEVGVGECAGVVIDLVQTLLLEAKDKLGSAIESFEEKRWADSVYHTYASLVNGAKAILLSENVKTNTQANIIAEFDETFKEDATLSIDKTFAELVYQIQNNEPTKDFAESYLSDANAFFSRADVYRKNQLAHAN, encoded by the coding sequence ATGCAAAGCTTCAGAACAGAAATAGAAAACCCGGTTGTAGAAAAAGACATCATAGAACTTGAGCGTAAAATCAAGCTTTTTAAAGATGGAAAGATAGATGAAGAGCGTTTTAGAAGTCTTAGACTTGCAAGAGGTGTTTACGGTCAGCGTCAGGAAGGAGTGCAGATGATACGTATAAAATTACCCTATGGTAAGGTTACTAGTGATCAGCTTTTGCGTATTTCTGATGTTTCTGATGAGTATTCTAGAGGAAAACTACATATAACCACACGTCAGGATATTCAGATTCACTATGTGAGTTTAGATCGTACTCCAGAATTGTGGGCAGAACTTGAGAAAAGTGATGTAACACTTCGTGAAGCTTGTGGTAATACCGTACGTAACGTTACTGCAAGTCCAGATGCAGGTATAAATCCTGATGAAGCGTTTGATACGACACCATATGCTCACGCGACTTTTCAGTATTTTCTACGGAACCCTATTTCTCAGGAAATGGGTAGAAAATTTAAAATGTCGTTTTCATCTACAGACGATGATTCTGCATTGGCATTTATTCATGATTTAGGTTTTATACCCAAGATTAAAGATGGTGCACGTGGTTTTAAAGTGATGTTGGGTGGTGGTTTAGGATCACAACCGCGTCACGCAGATACCTTACATGAGTTTTTACCGGTGAACCAACTAATTCCTTTAATTGAAGGTGTGTTACGTGTTTTTGACCGTCACGGTGAGCGTGCACGTCGTCTTAAGGCACGTATGAAATTCCTTATAAAAGATCTGGGAGTAGATGGTTTTATGGCCTTAGTGGAAGAAGAGCAGAAAGCACTTGCTTATAAAACTTTTGAGATTGATACCGCAGAATTTGAAAAAGAAATTACAGCTCCTTTAATGGAAGCACCACAGGTAACAATTGAAGACCTTAAAGCTTATGCAGCCTGGAAAGCTACCAATGTTTTTAAGCAAAAGCAAAACGGATTAGTAGCTATAGGAATCAAAGTTAAATTAGGTGATTTTTCTACTGAAAAGGCACGTGCTTTAGCAGGATTAATTAAAAAATATGCAGGTGATGAGTTGCGATTCACCCTGCGTCAAAATATCTTATTAAGACATATACCGGAAGGGGCAATTCCTTTTTTCTACTCACAACTAGCCAATCTTGGTTTTGCTCGTCCGGGATATGAAACTACCGCAGATATTACTGCATGTCCCGGTACAGACACTTGTAATTTAGGGATTGCAAGTAGTACCGGTATTGCAGATAAATTAGAAGATGTTCTTATTGCAGAATATCCTGAATATTTAAACAATAAAGAAATCACGATTAAGATAAGTGGTTGTATGAATGCCTGTGGGCAACATAATATGGCACACATTGGTTTTCAGGGGATGTCTGTACGTACTCCAGATAAATTAGTAGCTCCCGCACTTCAGGTTTTATTAGGTGGTGGTGTAGTTGGTGATGGTCAGGGTCGTTTTGCAGATAAAGTCATAAAAATTCCTAGTAAACGAGGACCTCAGGCGCTACGTGGAATTCTTGATGATTATAAGGAGAATGCTGGTGATTTAGATTTTCTAAGTTATTATGATGAGAAGGGGCAGCGTTATTTTTATGATTTCTTAAAACCGTTTTCAGATACAGACAACCTGGTTGCATCAGACTTTATAGACTGGGGTAATGATGAGAAGTATATTCAGGAAGTAGGAGTAGGTGAGTGTGCTGGTGTAGTAATTGATCTGGTGCAAACACTACTTTTAGAAGCTAAAGATAAACTGGGAAGTGCGATAGAATCTTTTGAAGAAAAACGCTGGGCAGATAGCGTATATCATACGTATGCAAGTCTGGTTAATGGAGCTAAGGCGATTTTACTTTCAGAAAATGTAAAGACAAATACACAGGCAAATATTATTGCTGAATTTGATGAGACGTTTAAGGAAGACGCTACACTTTCCATAGATAAAACCTTTGCAGAATTAGTTTATCAAATACAGAATAACGAGCCAACTAAAGACTTTGCTGAATCGTATCTTTCTGATGCAAATGCATTCTTTAGCAGGGCAGATGTTTACCGAAAAAATCAACTAGCTCATGCCAATTAA
- a CDS encoding sulfate adenylyltransferase subunit 1, with translation MEVLKIATAGSVDDGKSTLIGRLLYDTKSLTDDKLEAIERNSKKKGYDYLDFSLATDGLVAEREQGITIDVAHIYFSTKKKSYIIADTPGHVEYTRNMVTGASQAQASIILIDARKGVIEQTYRHFFINNLLRVKHVIVAVNKMDLVDYDQQVFENIKADFEKLNAQSSYDDQQITFIPISALKGDNVAKETNVMSWYDGVSVLDYLEELQPEQDELTAARFPVQTVIRPKKDEFHDYRGYAGKIYGSSLKVGDAVTVLPSLTSSKIKTIEFFNEQYDEAIAGSSVSITLEDDINVTRGDVLVKSDEVPQSSKTLKAAVCWMDGKALVPGAKYEIQHNSNRILAKIDSIESIIATDYSGEDTSKNQLTLNEIGKVNFKLSKNLFFDNYADNKAGGSFILIDTQSNTTAGVGFIG, from the coding sequence ATGGAAGTTCTAAAAATAGCAACAGCAGGTAGTGTAGATGATGGAAAAAGTACCTTGATAGGGCGCTTGCTTTACGATACAAAGTCGCTAACAGACGATAAACTTGAGGCCATTGAGCGCAACAGTAAGAAAAAAGGATACGATTATCTTGATTTTTCGTTAGCTACAGATGGTTTAGTAGCAGAACGTGAACAAGGAATTACCATTGACGTGGCTCACATTTATTTTTCTACAAAAAAGAAAAGTTACATCATTGCAGACACACCGGGTCACGTAGAATATACGCGTAATATGGTTACCGGTGCTTCACAGGCGCAGGCTTCAATCATATTAATAGATGCTCGTAAAGGCGTGATCGAACAAACGTACCGCCATTTTTTTATCAATAATTTGCTGCGCGTAAAACATGTGATTGTTGCGGTAAATAAAATGGATCTGGTTGATTACGATCAACAGGTTTTTGAGAATATTAAAGCAGATTTTGAGAAGCTTAATGCTCAAAGTAGTTATGACGATCAGCAGATAACTTTTATTCCTATAAGTGCGTTAAAAGGGGATAATGTTGCAAAGGAAACAAATGTTATGTCCTGGTATGATGGGGTGAGTGTTCTGGATTATCTTGAAGAACTACAGCCCGAGCAAGATGAATTAACAGCAGCTCGTTTTCCTGTACAAACAGTTATACGACCTAAAAAAGATGAATTTCACGATTATCGCGGTTATGCAGGTAAAATTTATGGAAGCAGTCTTAAAGTAGGAGATGCTGTAACGGTTCTCCCATCATTAACTTCTTCTAAAATTAAAACTATAGAATTTTTTAATGAGCAGTATGATGAGGCTATAGCAGGAAGTTCGGTTTCTATTACGTTAGAAGACGATATAAATGTGACTAGAGGTGATGTTTTAGTGAAGTCTGATGAGGTGCCACAATCTTCTAAGACATTAAAAGCAGCAGTTTGTTGGATGGATGGGAAAGCATTAGTTCCCGGTGCAAAATATGAGATACAGCATAACTCGAACCGAATTTTAGCCAAGATAGATAGTATAGAAAGTATTATTGCCACTGATTATTCTGGAGAAGATACTTCTAAAAATCAACTCACGCTAAACGAGATAGGTAAGGTTAACTTTAAATTGAGTAAGAATTTATTTTTTGACAATTACGCCGATAATAAAGCAGGGGGTTCTTTTATCTTAATTGATACACAGAGCAACACAACTGCTGGAGTTGGTTTTATAGGTTAA
- the cysD gene encoding sulfate adenylyltransferase subunit CysD, whose protein sequence is MSKILKTNALESEAIYIFREVVAQFENPVLLFSGGKDSITLVRLAQKAFYPGKIPFPLLHVDTGHNFPETIEFRDRLVEELGLNLIVRNVQDAIDAGKVTEETGKYSSRNMLQTTTLLDAIEEFKFDACIGGARRDEEKARAKERIFSVRDDFGQWDEKNQRPELFDLLNGKIEIGQNVRVFPISNWTELDVWSYIEQEQIEIPSIYFSHKRKTFVRDGLIWSASKYVYREEDEEVLERIVRFRTVGDMTCTAAVESEADTIERIVSEIKVSTISERGARIDDKRSEAAMEKRKQQGYF, encoded by the coding sequence ATGAGTAAGATTTTAAAAACAAATGCATTAGAAAGCGAAGCTATTTACATCTTTAGAGAAGTAGTGGCTCAGTTTGAAAATCCGGTATTGTTATTTTCAGGAGGAAAGGACAGTATTACCTTAGTGCGTTTAGCGCAAAAAGCTTTTTATCCGGGTAAAATTCCGTTTCCACTTTTGCACGTTGATACCGGTCATAACTTCCCTGAAACTATAGAATTTAGAGATCGTCTCGTAGAAGAATTAGGGTTGAATTTAATTGTGCGCAACGTACAGGATGCGATTGATGCAGGTAAAGTAACTGAAGAAACCGGTAAATATTCAAGCCGAAATATGCTTCAGACCACGACACTTTTAGATGCAATTGAAGAATTTAAATTTGATGCTTGTATAGGTGGCGCACGTCGTGACGAAGAAAAAGCAAGAGCTAAAGAACGTATTTTTTCGGTACGAGATGATTTTGGACAATGGGATGAGAAAAATCAGCGTCCAGAGTTATTCGATCTTTTAAACGGAAAGATTGAAATCGGTCAAAACGTACGTGTTTTCCCTATTTCAAACTGGACAGAACTTGATGTATGGAGTTATATAGAGCAAGAGCAAATTGAAATTCCATCTATATATTTTTCGCACAAGCGTAAAACATTTGTGCGTGACGGTTTAATCTGGAGTGCATCAAAGTATGTATATAGAGAAGAAGATGAAGAAGTTTTAGAGCGTATTGTACGTTTTAGAACGGTAGGCGATATGACGTGTACGGCGGCTGTAGAATCTGAAGCAGACACAATAGAACGTATTGTTAGTGAAATTAAAGTTTCTACTATTTCAGAACGAGGAGCACGTATAGATGATAAGCGCTCTGAAGCAGCAATGGAAAAGCGCAAGCAACAAGGGTATTTTTAG
- a CDS encoding phosphoadenosine phosphosulfate reductase family protein — MSYSTEELQQLNADLRAKSPLEIAEWAVENANNPVVTTNFRPYEAAILFAASKAQKDIPVVWCDTGYNTPNTYRHAEEVIKLLELSVDLYVPKQTTSHRDVVMGIPQIDDPLHKVFTEQVKLEPFKRAMANHKPDVWFTNLRKGQTAHRDNLDILSLGADGVLKVSPFYYYSDEELDTFLAEHNLPNEHKYFDPTKVLENRECGLHA; from the coding sequence ATGAGTTATTCAACTGAAGAACTACAGCAGTTAAATGCTGATTTGAGAGCTAAATCGCCTTTAGAAATTGCAGAATGGGCTGTTGAGAATGCAAACAATCCTGTGGTTACTACTAATTTTAGACCTTATGAAGCTGCAATATTATTTGCGGCCAGCAAGGCTCAAAAAGATATTCCGGTAGTGTGGTGTGATACGGGTTATAATACACCTAATACCTATAGACACGCTGAAGAGGTTATTAAGCTTCTCGAGTTGAGCGTTGACTTATATGTCCCAAAACAAACAACTTCACATCGAGATGTTGTAATGGGTATTCCGCAAATAGACGATCCATTACATAAGGTGTTTACAGAGCAGGTAAAGCTTGAGCCATTTAAAAGAGCTATGGCAAATCATAAACCAGATGTGTGGTTTACAAATCTTAGAAAGGGGCAAACGGCACATCGTGACAACTTAGATATATTGAGTCTGGGAGCTGATGGTGTATTAAAAGTGAGTCCGTTTTACTACTATAGCGACGAAGAATTAGATACTTTTTTGGCAGAACACAACCTGCCAAACGAACATAAATATTTTGATCCAACAAAAGTTTTGGAGAATCGGGAGTGTGGCTTACACGCCTAA
- a CDS encoding DUF2061 domain-containing protein: MILDHVYSESRTDKPEKATYKKDTTSEKPLRSVVKSISWRLVGTIDTILISWFVTGTLALAFSIGAIELVTKMVLYFFHERLWNTINWGK, translated from the coding sequence ATGATTTTAGATCACGTATATAGCGAAAGCCGCACAGACAAGCCAGAGAAGGCGACCTATAAAAAAGATACCACTTCAGAGAAACCTTTACGAAGTGTTGTTAAATCTATTAGCTGGAGGTTAGTGGGTACTATAGATACCATACTAATTTCCTGGTTTGTAACCGGAACACTGGCTTTGGCATTTTCTATAGGAGCTATTGAATTAGTTACTAAAATGGTATTATACTTTTTTCACGAGCGTCTTTGGAACACTATAAACTGGGGTAAATAA
- a CDS encoding RrF2 family transcriptional regulator has product MLSKKTKYGLKALAYVAKHKGEDPVQIGAIAKSENISQKFLESIMLTLRKAGFLGSKKGKGGGYYLRRQPADIKMVEVMRILEGPVSMVPCVSLNFYEKCDDCPDETACSVHSLMVQLRDSNLAVLNNNTLADLIKE; this is encoded by the coding sequence GTGTTATCTAAAAAAACAAAGTACGGTTTAAAGGCGCTAGCCTATGTGGCAAAGCATAAGGGTGAAGATCCTGTGCAAATAGGAGCCATAGCTAAGAGTGAAAATATCTCTCAAAAATTTCTAGAAAGCATTATGCTTACCTTGCGTAAAGCCGGTTTTTTAGGAAGTAAGAAAGGAAAAGGTGGTGGCTACTATCTACGCAGACAACCGGCAGACATTAAAATGGTTGAGGTGATGCGTATTCTTGAAGGTCCGGTTTCTATGGTGCCTTGTGTAAGTTTAAATTTCTACGAAAAATGTGATGATTGCCCTGATGAGACCGCATGTTCGGTACATAGTTTAATGGTGCAGTTACGAGACAGTAATCTGGCTGTGCTTAATAATAACACATTAGCAGATCTAATAAAGGAATAG
- a CDS encoding trans-sulfuration enzyme family protein, whose product MSKHFETEAIRTQLNRSEFLEHSVPLYLTSSFVFEDAEDMRASFTEEKDRNIYSRFTNPNTSEFVDKICKLEGAESGYAFATGMAAVFSTFAALLDSGDHIVSARSVFGSTHTLFTKYLPKWNIETSYFKVDEVDKAERLIKPETKILYVESPTNPGCDVLDLQYLGDLAKKHNLIFVVDNCFATPYLQQPIKFGADLVIHSATKMIDGQGRVLGGVTVGRSDLVREIYLFARNTGPALSPFNAWVLSKSLETLHVRADRHCENALKVAEFLESHDKVNMVKYPFLKSHPQYEVAKKQMRLGGNIVAFEVKGGIDAGRNFLNAIKMCSLSANLGDTRTIVTHPASTTHSKLAEEDRLEVGITDGLVRCSVGLEHVEDIIADLDQALKA is encoded by the coding sequence ATGAGCAAGCATTTTGAAACTGAAGCGATACGCACCCAATTAAACCGAAGTGAATTTTTAGAGCATTCTGTGCCTTTATACCTTACTTCCAGTTTTGTTTTTGAGGATGCAGAAGATATGCGCGCATCGTTTACCGAAGAGAAAGACCGTAATATTTACAGCCGTTTTACAAACCCAAATACCAGTGAGTTTGTAGATAAAATCTGCAAGCTGGAGGGAGCCGAATCTGGTTATGCATTTGCAACAGGTATGGCAGCGGTGTTTTCAACTTTTGCTGCGCTTTTAGATAGTGGCGATCATATTGTTTCAGCACGTTCAGTTTTTGGATCTACCCATACGCTCTTTACAAAATACCTTCCAAAATGGAATATTGAAACCTCTTATTTTAAAGTAGATGAGGTAGATAAAGCAGAACGTCTCATCAAGCCCGAAACTAAAATTCTTTATGTAGAATCGCCTACAAACCCCGGTTGTGATGTCTTGGATCTTCAGTATTTAGGGGACTTAGCAAAAAAGCACAATCTTATTTTTGTAGTTGATAACTGTTTTGCGACTCCGTATTTACAACAGCCTATTAAATTTGGTGCAGATTTGGTAATTCATTCTGCAACAAAAATGATTGATGGTCAGGGGCGCGTTTTAGGTGGCGTGACTGTAGGGCGTTCAGATTTAGTACGTGAGATTTATTTATTTGCCCGTAATACCGGGCCGGCATTATCACCGTTTAATGCCTGGGTGCTTTCAAAAAGTTTAGAAACACTTCACGTGCGAGCAGATCGTCATTGCGAAAACGCACTTAAAGTTGCGGAGTTCTTAGAAAGCCACGATAAAGTGAATATGGTAAAATATCCCTTCTTAAAATCACATCCTCAGTACGAAGTGGCTAAAAAACAAATGCGTTTAGGAGGTAACATTGTTGCCTTTGAAGTAAAAGGAGGCATTGATGCCGGTCGTAATTTCTTAAATGCGATTAAAATGTGCTCGCTTTCAGCAAATCTAGGAGATACCCGCACGATTGTTACGCATCCCGCTTCTACTACGCACAGTAAATTGGCTGAAGAAGACCGCCTCGAAGTAGGTATTACAGATGGTTTAGTACGTTGTTCGGTAGGTCTTGAGCACGTAGAAGATATCATTGCAGATCTGGATCAAGCCTTAAAAGCTTAG